Proteins from a single region of Mumia flava:
- a CDS encoding DUF4267 domain-containing protein: MLTTTATVLTGLLGVAIVVMGARTFWAPRAAVGFGIPDTPTEDRSFQSWLTVKGVRDIACGLFILVLLAGASTHLLGWFLLTATLIPLGDALIVRHSKGPGAAVYGMHGATAVVMLALSLVLLTA; the protein is encoded by the coding sequence ATGCTCACCACCACCGCCACCGTGCTGACGGGGCTGCTAGGCGTGGCCATCGTCGTCATGGGCGCGCGCACTTTCTGGGCGCCGCGGGCCGCCGTCGGCTTCGGCATCCCCGACACCCCGACCGAGGACCGCAGCTTCCAGTCCTGGCTGACGGTCAAGGGCGTGCGCGACATTGCCTGCGGACTGTTCATCCTTGTCCTGCTGGCCGGTGCGTCGACCCACCTGCTGGGCTGGTTCCTGCTGACCGCGACCTTGATTCCTCTCGGCGACGCGCTCATCGTCCGGCACAGCAAGGGACCGGGGGCAGCCGTCTACGGCATGCACGGCGCCACCGCCGTGGTGATGCTGGCCCTCAGCCTTGTCCTTCTCACCGCATGA
- a CDS encoding LysR family transcriptional regulator — protein sequence MDVRRLRLLLELSRLGSMHEVADHVGTTTSAVSQGIAALTRDVGTPLIEPDGRRVRLTPAGRRLAEHAVTIIAAVDRARLDLDPGAEPSGVLRVAGFATAVRRSLLPAMDELADTHPGLEVRILEHEPLEAFDLLARDDIDLALTYDYNLAPTAWRNDHQTAALWTVDWGLGVPAGETRAPFASYAERDWIVNSRNTADEEVVRALASMAGFEPRIVHRIDALELVDDLILDGRGIGLLPRGRTSRRGVRVLPLTDPRVTMRAYAVTRRGRDGWPPLRAVLDRLTAAVRA from the coding sequence GTGGACGTACGCCGGCTCCGCCTGCTCCTCGAGCTCTCCCGACTCGGGTCGATGCACGAGGTCGCCGACCACGTCGGGACCACGACCTCCGCCGTCTCGCAGGGCATCGCCGCCCTGACCCGCGACGTGGGCACGCCGTTGATCGAGCCCGACGGACGGCGCGTCCGGCTGACTCCGGCCGGTCGTCGGCTCGCGGAGCACGCGGTCACGATCATCGCCGCGGTCGACCGAGCACGACTCGACCTGGACCCGGGCGCCGAACCTTCCGGCGTACTGCGGGTCGCCGGGTTCGCCACCGCGGTCCGCCGCTCCCTCCTCCCGGCGATGGACGAGCTCGCGGACACCCATCCCGGGCTCGAGGTCCGGATCCTGGAGCACGAGCCGCTCGAGGCCTTCGATCTGCTCGCGCGCGACGACATCGACCTCGCCCTGACGTACGACTACAACCTCGCACCCACGGCCTGGCGCAACGACCACCAGACGGCCGCCCTGTGGACCGTCGACTGGGGCCTGGGCGTCCCCGCGGGCGAGACACGTGCGCCGTTCGCGTCGTACGCCGAACGCGACTGGATCGTGAACTCGCGGAACACCGCCGACGAGGAGGTCGTGCGCGCCCTCGCCTCCATGGCGGGCTTCGAGCCGCGGATCGTGCACCGCATCGACGCCCTCGAGCTCGTCGACGACCTGATCCTCGACGGACGCGGCATCGGGCTGCTGCCACGCGGACGGACCTCGCGCCGCGGCGTACGCGTCCTCCCGCTGACCGACCCCCGCGTCACCATGCGGGCGTACGCGGTCACACGCCGCGGCCGCGACGGCTGGCCGCCGCTGCGGGCCGTGCTCGACCGCCTGACGGCGGCCGTACGGGCCTGA
- a CDS encoding EamA family transporter produces MRTSSRTGAAMAVTSMLCVQLGVAASVGLIDQVGPEGAAWLRLLWAGAIILVLVRPRPSSFSPQALRAGVALGIVTAGLTLLFMAAVARLPLGTASALEFLGPLGVAVVHSRGRGRWWAGLAALGVLCLTQPWAGSVDPVGVAFALAAAACWAAYILLTQRVGDEVSGVAGLSISLPVAAVVATVVAGPSVVGDLTPTLLLAGLGLAILLPLVPFSLELLALRRLTTGAFGTLMALEPAIALGIGLVVLHQVPNALGVLGIGLVVLAGIGAERDGARDDHGSDPVGPDGPLVITSSA; encoded by the coding sequence ATGCGTACCTCGTCCCGCACCGGCGCCGCGATGGCGGTGACCTCGATGCTCTGCGTCCAGCTCGGAGTCGCGGCCTCCGTCGGCCTGATCGACCAGGTCGGTCCCGAGGGGGCGGCGTGGCTCCGGCTGCTGTGGGCCGGGGCGATCATCCTGGTCCTGGTCCGGCCGCGGCCCTCGTCCTTCAGCCCGCAGGCACTCCGTGCGGGCGTCGCGCTCGGGATCGTGACGGCCGGCCTCACGCTGCTCTTCATGGCAGCGGTCGCGAGGCTGCCGCTCGGCACCGCCAGCGCGCTGGAGTTCCTCGGTCCGCTCGGGGTCGCGGTCGTGCACAGTCGCGGGCGGGGCCGATGGTGGGCCGGTCTCGCCGCTCTCGGTGTGCTGTGCCTGACCCAGCCGTGGGCCGGATCGGTCGACCCGGTCGGCGTGGCGTTCGCGCTCGCCGCGGCCGCGTGCTGGGCCGCGTACATCCTGCTCACGCAGCGTGTGGGCGACGAGGTCAGTGGTGTCGCGGGACTGTCGATCTCGCTCCCGGTCGCGGCCGTGGTCGCGACCGTGGTGGCCGGGCCGAGCGTGGTCGGCGACCTGACCCCCACCCTCCTGCTGGCGGGCCTGGGGCTCGCGATCCTGCTTCCCCTGGTCCCGTTCTCGCTCGAGCTGCTCGCGCTGCGCCGGCTCACGACCGGAGCGTTCGGGACGCTGATGGCGCTCGAGCCGGCGATCGCGCTGGGGATCGGACTGGTCGTCCTGCACCAGGTGCCGAACGCTCTCGGCGTGCTCGGCATCGGCCTCGTCGTCCTGGCCGGCATCGGCGCGGAGCGTGACGGCGCCCGTGACGACCACGGCTCCGACCCCGTCGGCCCGGACGGTCCGCTCGTGATCACCTCCTCGGCCTGA
- the ychF gene encoding redox-regulated ATPase YchF, protein MALTIGIVGLPNAGKSTLFNALTKNDVLAANYPFATIEPNVGVVGVPDPRLGTLAQMFSSEKILPATVQFVDIAGIVRGASEGEGLGNKFLSHIRESDAICQVTRVFRDEDVTHVDGKVSPSDDIETIQTELVLADLQTIENALPRLEREAKRDKELAAKVEAVKQAQTVLETGQGVFAAGLDLEPLYDLHLLSAKPQLFVFNCDSDELADDELKERMRAIVAPAEAVFLDAKFEAELVELGDDDEALEMLKEMGIDEPGLDVLARVGFDTLGLQTYLTAGPKEARAWTIKRGATAPEAAGVIHTDFQKGFIKAEIVSYDDLVEAGSMNAAKSAGKVRMEGKDYVMADGDVVEFRFNV, encoded by the coding sequence GTGGCACTCACCATCGGCATCGTCGGCCTGCCGAACGCAGGCAAGTCGACCCTCTTCAACGCCCTGACCAAGAACGACGTCCTCGCGGCGAACTACCCGTTCGCGACGATCGAGCCGAACGTCGGCGTGGTCGGCGTCCCCGATCCCCGGCTCGGCACGCTCGCGCAGATGTTCTCCTCGGAGAAGATCCTCCCGGCGACCGTGCAGTTCGTCGACATCGCCGGCATCGTCCGTGGCGCGTCGGAGGGGGAAGGGCTCGGCAACAAGTTCCTGAGCCACATCCGCGAGTCCGACGCGATCTGCCAGGTCACCCGCGTCTTCCGCGACGAGGACGTCACGCACGTCGACGGCAAGGTGTCACCGTCCGACGACATCGAGACGATCCAGACCGAGCTCGTCCTCGCCGACCTCCAGACGATCGAGAACGCACTGCCGCGCCTTGAGCGCGAGGCGAAGCGCGACAAGGAGCTCGCTGCCAAGGTCGAGGCCGTGAAGCAGGCGCAGACCGTCCTCGAGACCGGTCAGGGCGTGTTCGCGGCCGGTCTCGACCTCGAGCCGCTGTACGACCTGCACCTGCTCAGCGCGAAGCCGCAGCTCTTCGTCTTCAACTGCGACTCCGACGAGCTCGCCGACGACGAGCTGAAGGAGCGGATGCGCGCGATCGTCGCGCCCGCCGAGGCGGTCTTCCTCGACGCGAAGTTCGAGGCCGAGCTGGTCGAGCTCGGCGACGACGACGAGGCGCTCGAGATGCTCAAGGAGATGGGCATCGACGAGCCGGGCCTCGACGTGCTCGCGCGTGTCGGCTTCGACACCCTCGGCCTCCAGACCTACCTCACCGCCGGCCCGAAGGAGGCCCGCGCGTGGACGATCAAGCGCGGCGCTACCGCACCCGAGGCCGCCGGCGTGATCCACACCGACTTCCAGAAGGGCTTCATCAAGGCCGAGATCGTCTCGTACGACGACCTCGTCGAGGCCGGCTCGATGAACGCGGCGAAGTCGGCGGGCAAGGTCCGCATGGAGGGCAAGGACTACGTGATGGCCGACGGCGACGTGGTGGAGTTCCGCTTCAACGTCTGA
- a CDS encoding AAA family ATPase: protein MSDSGILVLTGPPCAGKSSVGKVLAADSSRRREAYLEVDTLFSLLLPRSDRSRQDRMLGYDAAHALARTLVMHEYTAILECTYARREQRASLRGAVPTASSPALWVVEFMISPDEAVERFRRRREATDLDEASLRERVENFPYWDGALRIDSSSADTRGLADQVITWLQGQPASADWTGWVEAGRAW, encoded by the coding sequence ATGAGCGACTCAGGGATTCTCGTCCTGACAGGCCCGCCGTGCGCCGGCAAGTCATCGGTCGGGAAGGTGCTCGCTGCGGACTCATCGCGCAGGCGCGAGGCGTACCTGGAGGTCGACACTCTCTTCTCCCTCTTGTTGCCGCGGTCGGATCGGAGTCGACAGGACCGGATGCTGGGGTACGACGCGGCCCACGCGCTGGCGCGCACTCTCGTCATGCACGAGTACACGGCCATTCTCGAGTGCACCTATGCGAGGCGAGAGCAACGGGCCAGTCTGCGCGGGGCCGTGCCGACTGCATCCTCTCCTGCGCTGTGGGTCGTCGAGTTCATGATCTCCCCCGACGAGGCGGTCGAGCGTTTCCGTCGACGGCGCGAGGCCACGGACCTCGACGAGGCTTCGTTGCGGGAGCGGGTCGAGAACTTCCCGTACTGGGACGGGGCGCTTCGGATCGACTCCTCGTCGGCTGACACACGCGGACTGGCCGACCAGGTGATCACATGGCTGCAGGGCCAGCCAGCGTCGGCTGACTGGACTGGATGGGTAGAAGCGGGACGAGCGTGGTGA
- a CDS encoding GNAT family N-acetyltransferase, which produces MPDFTWLPANQATAEDVEAVFATGGAHKCRCQGLKVPCWIWRDTTQEQRDAAQREQTACGSTGPTSGLIGYVDGEAAGWVAVEPRDRYPRLWTRKQGWMRSDPELEGVWSVTCFVVRKGHRRAGLTYELAAATVEYGEQVGTRVLEGYPIEPPPGKTVIWDEASVGLLQVFLEAGYEVVASPTLRRRVVRRRLRG; this is translated from the coding sequence ATGCCCGACTTCACCTGGCTCCCGGCCAACCAGGCAACGGCCGAGGACGTCGAGGCAGTTTTCGCGACGGGTGGCGCCCACAAGTGCCGGTGCCAGGGTCTCAAGGTGCCCTGCTGGATCTGGCGCGACACCACCCAGGAGCAGCGGGACGCCGCGCAGCGGGAGCAGACCGCCTGCGGCTCCACCGGCCCGACGTCCGGGCTGATCGGGTACGTCGACGGTGAGGCGGCGGGCTGGGTCGCGGTCGAGCCTCGCGACCGCTACCCCAGACTGTGGACCCGGAAGCAGGGCTGGATGCGGAGCGATCCCGAGCTCGAGGGCGTCTGGTCGGTCACGTGCTTCGTCGTCCGCAAGGGTCACCGCCGGGCCGGACTGACCTACGAGCTCGCGGCCGCCACCGTCGAGTACGGCGAGCAGGTCGGCACCCGCGTCCTGGAGGGCTATCCGATCGAGCCGCCGCCCGGGAAGACCGTGATCTGGGACGAGGCGTCGGTCGGGTTGCTCCAGGTCTTCCTCGAGGCGGGCTACGAGGTGGTGGCCTCGCCGACCCTGCGGCGGCGCGTGGTGCGCCGACGCCTGCGAGGCTGA
- a CDS encoding DUF1214 domain-containing protein, whose product MSETVTPETYIRAEVDGRFGVFQQRAGGVNEFYLIPRPVPTNEQPVVRMNRDTLYGGGVIDTADGARVFVPEVTDGRYASLFLIDNDHYVLDVIHEPGWHEISSTTRYCCAVPRVELKNMHDEDEIARVSEILHRFAIDAGSAEPFAAPDWDWDSMLALRARYEQEFRTFAQYPAGWMGRRGEADDATRHLAAAGAWGLFPEREAVYINYTGPRDASKAYVATYEVPPCDAFWSIAVYGADAFFHSENATLAPATTTYNEDGTFTVYFGSADLVGDKPNRLDISDGWNFLLRAYRPGSDVLDRAYVLPEVTEYTP is encoded by the coding sequence ATGTCCGAGACCGTGACGCCCGAGACGTACATCCGTGCGGAGGTGGACGGTCGGTTCGGGGTCTTCCAGCAGCGTGCGGGCGGGGTGAACGAGTTCTACCTGATCCCGCGCCCGGTCCCGACGAACGAGCAGCCCGTGGTTCGGATGAACCGCGACACCCTCTACGGCGGCGGCGTCATCGACACCGCTGACGGGGCCCGGGTCTTCGTGCCGGAGGTGACGGACGGCCGCTACGCGTCCCTCTTCCTGATCGACAACGACCACTACGTCCTCGACGTCATCCACGAGCCCGGGTGGCACGAGATCTCCTCGACCACCCGCTACTGCTGCGCCGTCCCTCGCGTCGAGCTCAAGAACATGCACGACGAGGACGAGATCGCCCGCGTGAGCGAGATCCTCCATCGGTTCGCGATCGACGCCGGCAGCGCTGAACCGTTCGCCGCTCCTGACTGGGACTGGGACTCGATGCTTGCTCTGCGGGCGCGCTACGAGCAGGAGTTCCGCACCTTCGCCCAGTACCCGGCCGGATGGATGGGGCGGCGTGGTGAAGCCGACGACGCGACGCGGCACCTCGCCGCCGCCGGTGCCTGGGGGCTCTTCCCCGAGCGCGAGGCGGTCTACATCAACTACACCGGACCGCGCGACGCGTCGAAGGCGTACGTCGCGACGTACGAGGTTCCTCCGTGCGACGCGTTCTGGTCGATCGCGGTGTACGGAGCCGATGCTTTCTTCCACTCCGAGAACGCGACGCTGGCGCCTGCGACCACGACGTACAACGAGGACGGCACCTTCACCGTCTACTTCGGGTCCGCGGACCTCGTCGGCGACAAGCCCAACCGTCTCGACATCAGCGACGGATGGAACTTCCTGCTCCGTGCGTACCGTCCGGGTTCCGACGTCCTCGACCGCGCGTACGTCCTGCCCGAGGTGACCGAGTACACGCCCTGA
- a CDS encoding serine/threonine-protein kinase, translating to MDHDDVLRQAAAQYGLTSIAPIAQGGQKLVARAAQGSADVVVKVVLLAGAPDPHALERCEREVALLKSLSHPNIVRVLSDLEVIGSPAEATYWVEEFLDGDDLATLLGPQWTWDDTEKMMHEVASGLAAMHQANCVHRDLSARNVRRTSSGQWKILDPGLAKHLDRSSITGLFTPGTPGFMSPEQATAGVRVTPASDVHALGILAYLALTGDYPIPVGGNLGDYRTRLLYTDPPSLGAVRGDLDAKQVALIDGCIARQPGRRWIDAEEVLSELADLRGN from the coding sequence ATGGATCATGACGACGTTCTTAGGCAAGCAGCTGCCCAGTACGGCCTCACATCGATAGCGCCAATAGCCCAGGGTGGGCAGAAACTGGTAGCCCGGGCCGCTCAGGGGTCAGCTGATGTAGTCGTCAAAGTTGTCCTCCTAGCGGGGGCTCCAGATCCGCATGCGCTCGAACGCTGCGAGCGCGAGGTCGCACTTCTCAAATCGCTCAGCCACCCGAACATCGTTCGCGTGTTGAGCGACCTTGAGGTCATCGGATCCCCAGCGGAGGCGACATACTGGGTGGAGGAGTTCCTAGACGGTGACGACCTCGCAACGCTTCTCGGTCCTCAATGGACCTGGGATGACACCGAGAAGATGATGCACGAGGTGGCATCTGGCCTTGCCGCAATGCACCAGGCCAACTGCGTTCATCGCGACCTGTCAGCGCGAAACGTGCGACGAACAAGTTCAGGGCAGTGGAAAATCCTGGATCCTGGGCTCGCCAAGCACCTGGACCGCAGTTCAATCACGGGGCTGTTCACACCCGGAACACCCGGATTCATGAGCCCTGAGCAGGCGACAGCTGGTGTTCGGGTCACGCCAGCCTCCGACGTACACGCCCTCGGCATCCTGGCGTACTTGGCGCTTACTGGCGACTATCCGATCCCGGTCGGGGGGAACCTCGGCGACTACCGAACCCGACTCCTCTACACAGACCCTCCCAGCCTGGGAGCGGTACGGGGGGATCTGGATGCCAAGCAGGTGGCGCTCATCGACGGGTGCATCGCTCGCCAACCCGGACGCCGATGGATTGATGCCGAAGAGGTCCTCTCGGAGCTCGCGGACCTAAGGGGGAATTGA
- a CDS encoding NADP-dependent oxidoreductase — MRAIGLVEFGPPEVLHPVDLPDPPTRPATVRVRVRAAAVNPADTYLRSGAQAAALASWPPPWVPGMEVVGVIDTVGAGTREAWSVGQPVVAVVSPLQQHVGGYSELVVLPETQVAPAPARLDPAEAATLPMAGLAALLTVDQLALGRGSTIVVTGAAGVLGGYVTQLARERGWQVIADAAPRDAAAVRRLGADEVVARGSGRDVARRIRQRHPGGADGIADVADLGPGLLPALRDGGRFADLHGRTPSAALGRDAARVDLVAPIVSDYIGRADKLRSVSAYASSGVLVPRIAETVPAVRAAQAHRRLERGGLRGRIVLTVG; from the coding sequence GTGAGAGCGATCGGACTGGTGGAGTTCGGTCCGCCGGAGGTGCTGCACCCGGTGGACCTGCCCGACCCGCCGACGCGCCCGGCGACGGTGCGCGTCAGAGTTCGGGCGGCCGCCGTCAACCCGGCGGACACCTACCTCCGGTCCGGCGCGCAGGCGGCCGCGCTGGCGAGCTGGCCGCCGCCGTGGGTGCCGGGGATGGAGGTCGTCGGCGTGATCGACACCGTCGGCGCGGGGACGCGTGAGGCGTGGTCCGTCGGGCAGCCTGTCGTCGCCGTCGTCTCCCCCCTGCAGCAGCACGTCGGCGGATACTCCGAGCTCGTGGTCCTCCCGGAGACCCAGGTCGCCCCCGCTCCGGCACGGCTCGACCCGGCCGAGGCCGCGACACTGCCGATGGCCGGTCTGGCGGCGCTCCTCACCGTCGACCAGCTCGCCCTCGGGCGGGGTTCGACCATCGTCGTCACCGGCGCGGCCGGTGTCCTGGGCGGGTACGTCACCCAGCTCGCCCGCGAGCGCGGCTGGCAGGTGATCGCCGACGCTGCGCCCCGCGACGCGGCCGCCGTCCGCCGGCTCGGAGCGGACGAGGTCGTCGCCCGCGGAAGCGGGCGGGACGTCGCCCGGCGGATCCGGCAGCGGCACCCGGGCGGCGCCGACGGGATCGCCGACGTCGCCGACCTCGGTCCGGGGCTGCTGCCCGCGCTGCGCGACGGCGGACGCTTCGCGGACCTCCACGGCCGCACCCCGAGCGCGGCCCTCGGCCGCGATGCTGCGCGCGTCGACCTCGTTGCTCCGATCGTCTCGGACTACATCGGCCGAGCCGACAAGCTCCGCTCGGTGAGCGCGTACGCGTCGTCGGGCGTGCTCGTCCCCCGGATCGCCGAGACGGTACCCGCAGTCCGGGCGGCCCAGGCTCATCGCCGGCTGGAACGCGGCGGTCTCCGCGGCCGCATCGTCCTGACCGTGGGCTGA
- a CDS encoding IS3 family transposase yields MIATIHAESNGTYGIARIHAELTLGRGVKVGHNQVHLLMRRAGLQGVTGRRKWKRIKPDNIACDLVERDFARQRSRRFSSTTSLGVPGTLPWSTSTRRAHVRKVSGLIPNSSETCRAAADLLWCSGSASANILSTRSRISGSNFFGIVVPSWIRRRN; encoded by the coding sequence GTGATCGCCACGATCCACGCCGAGTCGAACGGCACCTACGGCATCGCGCGGATCCATGCTGAGCTCACCCTCGGTCGCGGAGTGAAGGTCGGACACAACCAGGTCCACTTACTGATGCGCCGTGCCGGCCTGCAGGGCGTGACCGGCAGACGGAAGTGGAAGCGGATCAAGCCGGACAACATCGCCTGCGACCTCGTCGAGCGCGACTTCGCGCGTCAGCGCAGCCGGCGGTTCTCCTCGACCACATCGCTCGGAGTTCCTGGGACCTTGCCCTGGTCGACCTCGACCCGCCGAGCCCACGTCCGCAAGGTCTCCGGGCTGATCCCCAACAGCTCTGAGACGTGTCGAGCAGCCGCGGACTTGCTCTGGTGTTCCGGCAGCGCCTCAGCGAACATCCTCAGCACCCGCTCACGCATCTCAGGTTCAAACTTCTTCGGCATCGTCGTCCCATCCTGGATTAGAAGACGGAACTAA
- a CDS encoding transposase, translating into MGRPGYPAESRRRALDLLAEGRTVASVAHDLDVSDQTLYNWRRQDRIDRGEQPGMTTAEHADLAAAKKRIRDLETELAVARQAVDALKEEVSPKGGTRRSR; encoded by the coding sequence ATGGGACGACCGGGCTATCCGGCAGAGTCTCGTCGCAGGGCGCTTGATCTACTCGCCGAGGGCCGCACCGTGGCGAGCGTCGCGCACGATCTCGACGTCAGTGATCAGACGCTCTACAACTGGCGGCGCCAAGACCGCATCGATCGCGGCGAGCAGCCCGGTATGACGACTGCGGAGCACGCCGATCTGGCGGCAGCGAAGAAGCGCATCCGCGACCTCGAGACCGAGCTCGCGGTCGCCCGACAGGCAGTCGATGCGTTGAAGGAGGAGGTGAGCCCAAAAGGCGGTACGCGGCGGTCGAGATGA
- a CDS encoding class I SAM-dependent methyltransferase has protein sequence MSRPPWFIDELAFAGRENLDPKHVARYDEKEDAGAAEEVALLRRHGLSGDSVLVEFGPGTGQFTVEVAPVCAHVVAVDVSPVMLRALREKLDGHPRVELVQAGFLTYEHAGAPADVAYSRLALHHLPDFWKAVALERIRRILRPGGIFRLVDVAYDFGPGEAEKRLGAWCAEYGEGADGTWGRGDVEEHIRDEHSTFTWLLEPMLERAGFVVENAERSGVMSAYVLRAA, from the coding sequence ATGTCCCGCCCTCCCTGGTTCATTGATGAGCTGGCGTTCGCCGGCCGAGAGAATCTCGATCCCAAGCACGTGGCGCGTTATGACGAGAAGGAAGACGCAGGTGCGGCCGAGGAGGTCGCTCTCCTCCGCCGACATGGGCTCAGCGGTGACTCGGTCCTGGTGGAGTTCGGCCCTGGCACCGGTCAGTTCACCGTCGAGGTGGCGCCGGTGTGCGCCCACGTCGTGGCTGTCGATGTCTCGCCCGTGATGCTCAGGGCCTTGCGGGAGAAGCTGGACGGGCATCCGCGGGTCGAGCTGGTCCAAGCGGGATTCCTGACCTACGAGCACGCCGGGGCACCCGCCGACGTCGCCTACTCGCGACTGGCGCTGCATCACCTTCCCGACTTCTGGAAGGCCGTCGCTCTCGAACGCATCCGTCGGATCCTGCGCCCAGGCGGGATTTTCCGGCTGGTCGATGTCGCGTACGACTTCGGCCCGGGCGAGGCGGAGAAACGTCTTGGGGCCTGGTGCGCGGAGTACGGCGAAGGCGCGGACGGAACGTGGGGCCGTGGCGACGTCGAAGAGCACATTCGCGACGAGCACTCGACCTTCACGTGGCTGCTCGAGCCGATGTTGGAGCGCGCGGGGTTTGTCGTCGAGAACGCCGAGCGGTCGGGTGTCATGTCGGCCTACGTCCTTCGTGCGGCCTAG
- a CDS encoding dihydrofolate reductase family protein, with product MRKLVYYVATTLDGYIAGPDGGDPTGQDYFPLTPDVIQFIVDQYPETLPGPARAAMGISGAGRVFDTVLEGRASYGIGLAAGMTDAYPHLRHLVFSTTLATSPDPAVEIVATNALGRVRELKAEPGLDLWLVGGGTLAHALLPEIDRLVLKQNRSVIGSGVPLFRGPFQPHLFRPVDETLLESGLRVLTYDRA from the coding sequence ATGCGCAAGCTCGTGTACTACGTCGCCACCACGCTGGATGGCTACATCGCCGGTCCGGACGGTGGCGACCCCACCGGGCAGGACTACTTTCCGCTGACGCCCGACGTCATCCAGTTCATCGTCGATCAGTACCCCGAGACCTTGCCGGGACCTGCGCGCGCGGCCATGGGCATCAGCGGCGCTGGCCGGGTCTTCGACACGGTTCTGGAGGGGCGAGCCTCCTACGGGATTGGGCTGGCGGCGGGCATGACCGACGCGTACCCACACCTACGGCACCTCGTCTTCTCCACGACCCTGGCCACGAGCCCCGATCCCGCCGTAGAGATCGTCGCAACCAATGCTCTGGGGCGGGTCCGCGAGCTCAAGGCCGAGCCCGGCCTCGATCTGTGGTTGGTCGGGGGCGGCACGCTCGCGCACGCCTTGCTCCCCGAGATCGACCGACTCGTCCTTAAGCAGAACCGGTCGGTGATCGGATCGGGCGTCCCGCTGTTCCGCGGCCCGTTCCAGCCCCATCTCTTCCGCCCGGTCGACGAGACCCTGCTCGAGTCGGGGCTGCGCGTCCTGACCTACGACCGCGCCTGA
- a CDS encoding DUF5937 family protein: MIRYRLGAGAASVRWAMSPVHEVVSLAQLLTEPRRHPIYHHWLRRRWRRLAGLDLTGLTVLMAAGAYRPDFLDPSCVSSEPTFEEGLAAVLATPTEQVYAELVDATRGRPADVRHRLLDDPDRARSEAAAVVRRLWKAAVEPEWPSMRQALRAEMLDRALQVNRDGLRAVIPRLHHSMACQDDTITVERPVDVVAPCPEGLLLVPSLFITDRVQCTTADHWTPAIYYPASGRYLWAIPPTPRSLDRLLGTTRSKILAALATPLQTTVVAGLVEVTPPTASEHLAILREAGLIDTSRAGRTATHELTEAGRALLDAASTPSLQPA, translated from the coding sequence GTGATTCGCTACCGACTGGGTGCCGGCGCCGCGAGCGTGCGGTGGGCGATGTCGCCGGTCCACGAGGTCGTCAGCCTCGCCCAGCTGCTGACCGAACCGCGACGCCACCCGATCTACCACCACTGGCTCCGCCGCCGGTGGCGCCGGCTCGCGGGCCTGGATCTGACCGGCCTGACCGTCTTGATGGCCGCGGGCGCCTACCGGCCTGACTTCCTCGACCCGTCATGCGTCTCCAGCGAGCCGACCTTCGAGGAAGGACTGGCCGCAGTGCTCGCTACCCCGACCGAGCAGGTGTACGCCGAACTGGTCGACGCCACGAGGGGGCGCCCCGCAGATGTGCGCCACCGGCTGCTGGATGATCCCGACCGAGCCAGGTCCGAGGCTGCTGCCGTCGTGCGCCGTCTGTGGAAGGCAGCTGTGGAGCCCGAGTGGCCGTCCATGCGTCAGGCGCTGCGGGCCGAGATGCTGGATCGCGCTCTTCAGGTCAACCGCGACGGACTGCGCGCGGTCATCCCGCGCCTGCACCACTCCATGGCGTGCCAGGACGACACCATCACCGTCGAAAGGCCCGTCGACGTCGTCGCCCCCTGCCCCGAGGGACTTCTGCTCGTTCCCTCGCTGTTCATCACCGACCGGGTGCAGTGCACCACTGCAGACCACTGGACCCCGGCGATCTACTACCCCGCGTCGGGGAGATACCTCTGGGCGATCCCTCCCACTCCGAGGTCGCTGGACCGGCTCCTCGGGACGACTCGGTCGAAGATCCTCGCCGCGCTTGCCACCCCGCTCCAGACCACCGTCGTCGCCGGGCTGGTCGAGGTCACACCCCCGACGGCCAGCGAGCACCTGGCGATCCTGCGCGAAGCCGGGCTGATCGACACCAGCCGAGCCGGCCGCACGGCAACGCACGAGCTCACCGAAGCCGGACGTGCTCTGCTGGACGCGGCCTCGACACCCTCGCTTCAGCCCGCCTGA